In Juglans microcarpa x Juglans regia isolate MS1-56 chromosome 8D, Jm3101_v1.0, whole genome shotgun sequence, the following are encoded in one genomic region:
- the LOC121242478 gene encoding uncharacterized protein LOC121242478, translated as MDMMAFTLVIAARRLRPYFQTHPMKVLIDTPLKKILQRPDTSGHLMSDTSDFVPEFANFLVEILVAPTGKSWLVFLDYSSCWAGGGVGVHIITESGEEHNYAIKLTFKLTNNVVEYKALLTWLSIARMLRETEVEFKADSQVLNNQVWGEFAMKGEKLKKYLQLVREKRNSFRYFHIQQVPMKENQKTDKLAQAMSGQEDSRLPEHTIAQKVNFPSIEAEVSIVWPREPKMALDMIKYLDTNEVPSDKGEARKVRNRATCFMLIDGVLYRRGLFEPLLRWVSSKEIQYVLIEIHKGIFGNHSGGRALAEKVMRVRYYWPHTLKDAEDFVRRCSKCQHTRQFRIAHQKSWYQSCPHGLSRSGGWIKSDPYPRAKEG; from the exons ATGGACATGATGGCTTTCACATTGGTAATCGCCGCCAGACGGCTGAGGCCATACTTCCAAACCCACCCAATGAAGGTGCTCATTGATACGCCCCTTAAGAAGATCTTGCAGAGACCAGACACTTCCGGCCACCTGATGAGCGACACTTCCG ACTTCGTGCCTGAATTCGCCAACTTCCTGGTGGAAATACTTGTAGCACCCACAGGAAAGTCCTGGCTAGTCTTCCTTGATTATTCGTCCTGCTGGGCTGGAGGGGGTGTGGGGGTGCACATCATCACAGAATCTGGTGAAGAGCACAATTATGCAATCAAGCTCACCTTCAAGTTGACTAACAATGTAGTTGAGTATAAAGCATTGCTAACCTGGCTGTCGATAGCCCGAATGTTAAGGGAAACAGAGGTAGAATTCAAGGCTGACTCCCAAGTGCTCAATAACCAAGTGTGGGGTGAGTTCGCCATGAAGGGTGAAAAGCTGAAGAAATATTTACAGCTAGTAAGGGAAAAGCGTAACTCTTTCCGTTACTTCCACATTCAACAAGTACCAATGAAGGAAAACCAAAAGACTGACAAACTAGCACAAGCTATGTCAGGACAAGAAGACTCGCGCCTGCCGGAACACACCATAGCTCAGAAGGTGAATTTCCCCTCCATAGAGGCCGAGGTCTCAATTGTCTGGCCAAGAGAACCGAAAATGGCGCTGGACATGATAAAGTACCTTGACACCAATGAAGTACCGAGTGACAAAGGGGAAGCACGAAAAGTCAGGAACAGAGCAACATGTTTTATGTTGATAGACGGGGTCTTGTATAGGAGAGGCTTATTTGAACCGCTCCTGAGATGGGTCTCGTCGAAAGAAATCCAATATGTATTGATCGAGATACATAAGGGCATCTTCGGAAACCACTCTGGAGGTAGAGCACTAGCTGAAAAGGTAATGAGGGTTAGGTACTATTGGCCCCACACTCTCAAGGATGCAGAAGATTTTGTCAGGAGATGTTCAAAGTGTCAACACACACGTCAATTCCGCATTGCCCACCAAAAGAGTTGGTATCAATCATGTCCCCATGGCCTTTCACGTAGTGGAGGCTGGATTAAGTCAGACCCCTACCCTCGAGCAAAGGAGGGGTAG
- the LOC121242925 gene encoding ribosomal lysine N-methyltransferase 3 — MATRRLRAFKRWMNSQGIEYSSALGFVDSPEGDGISVRALCDLKEGDVVARIPKATCLTIQTSGARDVIESVGFGGYLGLAVALMYERSLGESSPWADYLQLLPCQECLPLLWTLDEVDFLLRGTELHTTMKEDKALIYEDWKENILPLLDSQHFNLNPIFFGIEQYFAAKSLIYSRSFEIDDYHGFGMVPLADLFNHKTGAEDVHFTSVSSNSDSESDADCKKNDMHSNTGDNEPSIKTSSDVEGSNTTLVGKNPCHGGDLDCSSVLGDHTTMLEMVMVKVVEVGAEIFNTYGSLGNAALLHRYGFTEPNNPFDIVNIDLELVLQWTSSLFSSRYSRARLSLWRRLDFSGCVSENTEYFEISFDGEPQIELLILLYTMLLPEDTYYDLDLRLSTAGNLNGAIGMILLKEGKSMWKEASELSGDMFLTKDVCNALCSLADMRECFYTSNSIEDDIKALENCCIIRERKLYHSLMLRVSERRILKRLRTYAAVGAQSFKVAKRSSTKKVRKT; from the exons ATGGCCACCAG GCGACTGAGAGCGTTCAAGCGGTGGATGAATTCCCAAGGAATCGAGTACAGCAGCGCGCTGGGCTTCGTTGACAGTCCCGAAGGCGACGGTATCTCCGTGAGAGCGCTGTGCGATCTCAAGGAAGGCGATGTGGTGGCGAGAATACCCAAGGCTACGTGCCTCACCATCCAGACTAGTGGGGCGCGCGACGTAATCGAATCCGTTGGATTTGGTGGTTATCTGGGGCTAGCGGTGGCGCTCATGTACGAGAGGAGCTTAGGAGAAAGCTCGCCCTGGGCTGACTACCTCCAACTCTTGCCTTGCCAGGAGTGCTTACCCTTGCTCTGGACTCTGGACGAGGTGGACTTTCTCCTACGTGGAACTGAGCTCCACACG ACTATGAAAGAAGACAAAGCTCTTATATACGAGGACTGGAAAGAGAATATTCTTCCCCTCTTGGATTCACAGCATTTTAATCTGAATCCAATATTTTTCGGCATTGAACAATACTTTGCCGCTAAAAGTCTTATCTACTCTCGGTCTTTTGAGATAGACGATTACCATGGATTTGGAATGGTTCCTTTGGCTGATCT TTTTAATCACAAGACAGGAGCTGAGGATGTACACTTCACCTCTGTATCTTCCAACTCTGACTCTGAAAGTGATGCTGACtgcaagaaaaatgatatgCATTCCAATACTGGTGATAATGAACCATCCATTAAAACTTCTTCAGATGTGGAAGGATCAAATACCACCCTTGTCGGGAAGAATCCTTGTCATGGTGGTGACTTGGACTGCTCTTCAGTTCTTGGGGATCATACCACAATGCTGGAAATGGTTATGGTGAAAGTTGTTGAAGTTGGAGCTGAG ATCTTCAATACATATGGATCATTGGGAAATGCTGCATTGCTTCACAGATATGGATTCACAGAACCAAATAATCCATTCGACATTGTAAATATTGATTTGGAACTAGTACTCCAATGGACTTCATCTCTGTTCTCTAGTCGGTACAGTAGAGCAAGGCTATCCCTGTGGAGAAGATTGGATTTCTCTGGATGTGTCAGTGAGAACACCGAGTATTTTGAGATCTCATTTGATGGGGAACCCCAAATTGAGCTGCTAATATTATTGTACACAATGCTGTTGCCAGAGGATACATATTATGATTTGGATTTAAGATTGTCAACTGCAGGGAACCTTAATGGGGCCATAGGCATGATTTTGTTGAAAGAAGGCAAGTCAATGTGGAAAGAAGCTTCGGAATTGAGCGGGGATATGTTTTTGACAAAGGATGTTTGTAATGCTCTCTGTTCTCTGGCAGACATGCGAGAGTGTTTCTATACTTCTAATTCAATAGAAGATGATATTAAAGCACTCGAGAATTGTTGCAtaataagagagagaaagttgTACCATTCTTTAATGCTGCGTGTCAGCGAGAGGAGGATACTGAAGAGGCTCAGAACTTATGCTGCTGTTGGTGCTCAGTCTTTTAAAGTTGCTAAGCGATCCTCGACGAAGAAGGTGAGGAAGACATGA